The following are from one region of the Theropithecus gelada isolate Dixy chromosome 6, Tgel_1.0, whole genome shotgun sequence genome:
- the OTULINL gene encoding inactive ubiquitin thioesterase FAM105A: protein MAAPRSPTRARERERSHAPAAGSDQVHYWTLATSQALDTVWRMAKGFVILAVSFLMAAVCYFRRLHLYSGHKLKWWIGYLQRKFKRNLSVEAEVDLLSYCAREWKGETPRTKLMRKAYEELFWRHHIKCVRQVKRDNYDALRSVLFQIFSQGISFPSWMKEKDIVKLPEKLLFSQGCNWIQQYSFGPEKYTGSNVFGKLRKCVELLKTQWTEFNGIRDYHKRGSMCNTLFSDAILEYKLYEALKFIMLYQVTEVYEQMKTKKVIPSLFRLLFSRETSSDPLSFMMNHLNSVGDTSGLEQIDMFILGYSLEVKIKVFRLFKFNSRDFEVCYPEEPLRDWPEISLLTENDRHYHIPVF, encoded by the exons gAAGTGACCAAGTTCACTACTGGACGCTAGCTACAAGCCAAGCCTTAGACACTGTCTGGAGAATGGCAAAAGGCTTTGTGATATTGGCAGTTTCATTTCTGATGGCTGCCGTCTGCTACTTCAGGAGGCTACATTTATATTCAGGGCACAAGCTGAAATG GTGGATTGGATATCTGCAGAGAAAAttcaaaa GGAACCTCAgtgtggaggcagaggttgattTACTCAGTTATTGTGCAAGAGAATGGAAAGGAGAGACACCCCGTACCAAACTGATGAGGAAG GCTTATGAGGAGCTATTTTGGCGGCATCATATTAAATGTGTTCGACAAGTAAAGAGAGATAACTATGATGCTCTCAGATCAGTGTTATTTCAGATATTCAGCCAGGGCATCTCTTTTCCATCATggatgaaagaaaaggacattgtTAAG CTTCCTGAAAAACTGCTGTTTTCACAAGGTTGTAATTGGATTCAGCAATACAGTTTTGGTCCTGAGAAGTATACAGGTTCGAATGTGTTCGGAAAATTACGGAAATGTGTGGAATTACTGAAAACACAG TGGACTGAATTTAATGGAATTAGAGATTATCACAAAAGAGGAAGTATGTGCAACACCCTTTTTTCGGATGCCATTCTGGAATATAAACTTTATGAAGCTTTAAAGTTCATCATGTTGTATCAAGTCACTGAAGTTTATGAACAAATGAAGACTAAAAAGGTCATTCCCAGTCTTTTTAGACTCCTGTTTTCCAGAGAGACATCCTCTGATCCTTTGAGCTTCATGATGAATCACCTGAATTCTGTAGGTGACACGAGTGGACTAGAGCAG ATCGATATGTTTATACTTGGATACTCCCTTGAAGTAAAGATAAAAGTGTTCAGACTGTTCAAGTTTAACTCCAGAGACTTTGAAGTCTGCTACCCAGAGGAGCCTCTCAGGGACTGGCCGGAGATCTCCCTGCTGACTGAGAACGACCGCCACTACCACATTCCAGTCTTTTAA